A DNA window from Rhizobium sp. NXC14 contains the following coding sequences:
- a CDS encoding low affinity iron permease family protein, whose translation MTHLFARFASKTSEWAGKPVIFILALCVVIIWALLGPFFDYSETWQLIINTGTTIITFLMVFVLQNAQTRDTRAIQAKLNEIILTSHAENRFIGIENLDEEELKHLDELVAKAAKGRGQTEACRTAEAERAETRKRGNGRKRGVSAKAVKQR comes from the coding sequence ATGACGCATCTGTTTGCCCGCTTCGCAAGCAAGACATCGGAATGGGCGGGTAAGCCCGTCATCTTCATCCTGGCACTGTGCGTCGTTATTATCTGGGCCTTGCTCGGACCTTTCTTCGACTATTCGGAAACCTGGCAGCTCATCATCAACACGGGAACGACCATCATCACCTTCCTGATGGTCTTCGTCCTGCAGAACGCCCAGACGCGCGACACCCGGGCAATCCAAGCCAAACTCAACGAAATCATTTTGACAAGCCATGCGGAGAACCGCTTTATCGGCATCGAAAATCTCGACGAGGAAGAGCTGAAACATCTCGACGAACTGGTCGCCAAGGCCGCCAAGGGCAGGGGGCAGACGGAGGCCTGCCGAACAGCGGAGGCGGAAAGAGCGGAGACGCGGAAGAGAGGGAATGGACGTAAACGAGGAGTTTCGGCAAAGGCGGTGAAGCAGAGGTAG
- a CDS encoding DUF2189 domain-containing protein, whose translation MAAFHVMTGASENLARPVVNRISIADVFDALKRGLDDFSEKPSHYVFLCLMYPIAGVFLTLWTSGANLLPMVFPLMSGFVLIGPIAAIGLYEISRRREEGLDTSWTHALEVRHSPALPSIIAVGLMLFALFVVWLVTAQTLYANLLGDVFPRTMTDFTRQVFGTAQGLQLIIWGNLIGFVFALVVLAISVITFPLLLDRDVGAVAAVVTSIRATIANPVPVLLWGLIVAGLLVVGTIPVFAGLALVIPILGHATWHLYRKLIAREAV comes from the coding sequence ATGGCGGCATTTCATGTCATGACGGGTGCCAGTGAAAACCTGGCGCGGCCCGTGGTCAATCGTATCAGTATCGCCGACGTCTTCGACGCGCTGAAGCGCGGGCTCGACGATTTCAGTGAAAAGCCTTCCCACTATGTGTTCTTGTGCCTGATGTATCCAATCGCCGGCGTCTTCCTGACGCTGTGGACCTCCGGCGCCAACCTGCTGCCGATGGTATTCCCGCTGATGTCCGGTTTCGTGCTGATCGGTCCGATTGCGGCGATCGGTCTTTATGAGATCAGCCGCCGACGCGAGGAAGGCCTCGATACGTCATGGACGCATGCGCTTGAGGTGCGCCATTCGCCGGCGCTGCCATCGATCATCGCCGTCGGACTGATGCTCTTTGCCCTTTTCGTCGTCTGGCTGGTGACGGCACAGACGCTGTACGCCAATCTTCTCGGTGATGTGTTCCCGCGCACCATGACGGACTTCACCCGCCAGGTCTTCGGTACGGCCCAGGGCCTGCAGCTGATCATCTGGGGCAATCTCATCGGTTTTGTCTTCGCGCTCGTCGTGCTGGCGATATCGGTCATCACCTTTCCGCTTCTGCTCGACCGCGACGTCGGAGCGGTTGCCGCCGTCGTGACCTCGATTCGTGCGACGATCGCCAATCCGGTACCGGTGCTGCTCTGGGGCCTGATCGTCGCCGGACTTCTCGTCGTCGGCACCATCCCGGTCTTTGCTGGACTCGCACTCGTTATCCCGATCCTCGGCCACGCGACCTGGCATCTCTATCGCAAGCTGATTGCGCGGGAAGCTGTGTAG
- a CDS encoding alpha/beta hydrolase, translating into MKASDADILIIPGYTNSGPGHWQSRWEAKLSTARRVEQAEWTKPVREDWIARIAEEVNASTRPVVLVAHSLGVPSAIHAIPHFRKRVAGAFLVAPPEVTNPDIRPKHLMTFGPYPRDPLPFPSITVASRNDPFGSYEHADDIASCWGSFLVDAGEAGHISAESGHGPWPEGTMVFAQFLSRLSV; encoded by the coding sequence ATGAAAGCCTCAGACGCAGATATCCTTATCATCCCCGGCTATACCAATTCCGGCCCCGGCCATTGGCAGAGCCGCTGGGAGGCGAAGCTCAGCACGGCGCGGCGCGTCGAACAGGCCGAATGGACGAAGCCGGTCCGCGAGGACTGGATCGCCCGTATCGCCGAAGAGGTGAACGCCTCGACCCGCCCCGTTGTGCTCGTCGCCCACTCGCTCGGCGTGCCCTCGGCAATCCATGCCATCCCGCATTTCCGCAAGCGGGTGGCAGGCGCTTTCCTCGTCGCTCCGCCTGAAGTCACCAATCCGGATATCCGCCCCAAGCACCTGATGACCTTCGGGCCCTATCCGCGCGACCCACTGCCCTTCCCTTCCATCACCGTCGCCAGCCGCAATGATCCGTTCGGCAGCTACGAGCATGCCGACGATATCGCCAGTTGCTGGGGTTCCTTCCTCGTCGATGCCGGCGAGGCGGGACATATCAGCGCTGAATCCGGGCACGGCCCCTGGCCGGAAGGAACAATGGTCTTCGCCCAGTTCCTCAGCCGCCTCTCTGTCTGA
- a CDS encoding EAL domain-containing protein, whose product MPVRKAHSGAHEAHGDPAAAEAGDGSTDDSDLAERESRWNHALVGSGLGVWDHNYRLNRKYYSPTWKTIRGMAPDEDVAGDYEAWLQLVHPDDRDFVAHAIDRQNAGDPDYQIFQYRERHRDGHWVWIDCRGACVEWDENGVPTRVVGTDTDITARKEAEETLSRLSRRLDLALEVSRIGVFEADIENDVVEWDDRLIAIYGLQGAARKIGGDAWARSLHPDDRERVLGLADRSVESGSDFQQEYRIIRGDGVERIIRARSAFFVDGNGQRKLIGANWDVTEEVALRNELQRAKDLAEARNRELEAAKESIEHLALHDYLTGLPNRRYLDKMLDDRAAECRVNGLALAVLHIDLDRFKQINDTLGHRAGDAMLQHTASVLRHSVRAADFVARIGGDEFVILCAVDAASKKIASLAERLIRELRRPVRYEGHDCRFGASIGIAVDGGAKLDAKQTLLDADIALYRAKGLGRNRFEFFSASARNDIVSAKQLADEILIGLERDEFVPFYQLQFDARTLDVTGIETLARWQHPVHGLLTPDRFLDIAEDLDVVSTIDALILERALADRRAWIKDGLSIPKISVNVSARRLTDPDLGKKLRALKIEPGAIAFELLESISLNDCDEAVAANLKKLRKLGIDIHIDDFGTGHASIVSLLRLSPNTLKIDRELIRMLPHSAEQRKLVGAIIDIGRSLNILVIAEGVETADHVRILEQLGCDTLQGYALARPMPAMQIPSFIRAGCWRLGLTAARGLQTHLRRALPSRRVK is encoded by the coding sequence ATGCCCGTGAGGAAAGCCCATTCAGGGGCCCATGAAGCGCATGGCGATCCTGCAGCGGCTGAGGCCGGCGATGGGTCGACCGACGATTCTGATCTGGCTGAGCGCGAGAGCCGCTGGAACCATGCGCTTGTTGGTTCCGGCCTCGGCGTATGGGACCACAATTACCGTCTAAACCGGAAATATTATTCGCCGACGTGGAAAACCATCCGGGGAATGGCGCCGGACGAGGACGTCGCCGGCGACTACGAGGCTTGGCTGCAACTCGTCCATCCGGACGACCGCGACTTTGTCGCTCATGCGATCGACCGGCAGAATGCCGGCGATCCGGATTATCAGATCTTCCAATATCGTGAACGCCACAGGGACGGCCACTGGGTCTGGATCGACTGCCGTGGGGCCTGCGTCGAGTGGGATGAGAATGGCGTACCGACGCGCGTCGTTGGAACGGATACCGATATCACCGCCCGCAAGGAAGCCGAGGAGACGCTGTCGCGCCTGTCGCGCCGGCTCGACCTGGCGCTGGAAGTTTCCCGCATCGGCGTCTTCGAGGCCGATATCGAAAATGACGTCGTCGAATGGGATGATCGCCTGATTGCCATCTACGGCTTGCAGGGTGCGGCACGCAAGATCGGCGGTGACGCCTGGGCCAGGAGCCTGCATCCGGATGACCGTGAACGCGTGCTCGGCCTCGCCGATCGCAGCGTCGAAAGCGGCAGCGATTTTCAGCAGGAATACCGCATCATCCGCGGCGACGGAGTCGAACGAATCATCCGTGCCCGCTCGGCCTTCTTCGTCGACGGCAACGGCCAACGCAAACTGATCGGCGCCAATTGGGACGTCACCGAGGAGGTCGCGCTTCGCAACGAGCTGCAGCGCGCCAAGGATTTGGCGGAAGCCCGCAACCGCGAACTCGAAGCCGCCAAGGAGAGCATCGAGCATCTGGCGTTGCACGATTACCTCACCGGCCTGCCCAACCGCCGCTATCTAGACAAGATGCTGGATGACCGAGCAGCGGAATGCCGGGTTAACGGCCTCGCTTTGGCGGTTCTGCATATCGATCTCGACCGCTTCAAGCAGATCAACGATACCCTCGGCCATCGGGCGGGCGACGCAATGCTGCAACACACCGCAAGTGTGCTCAGACATTCCGTTCGCGCCGCTGATTTCGTCGCGCGTATCGGCGGTGACGAATTTGTCATCCTCTGCGCCGTCGATGCTGCATCGAAGAAGATCGCCAGCCTGGCCGAACGCCTGATCCGCGAATTGCGCCGGCCCGTCAGATATGAGGGGCATGACTGCCGTTTCGGCGCCAGCATCGGCATCGCGGTCGATGGCGGCGCCAAGCTCGACGCCAAGCAGACGCTGCTCGACGCCGACATTGCGCTCTATCGCGCCAAGGGTCTTGGCCGAAACCGCTTCGAATTCTTCTCGGCATCGGCCCGCAACGATATCGTCTCCGCCAAGCAGCTCGCCGATGAAATCCTCATCGGCCTGGAGCGCGATGAATTCGTGCCGTTCTATCAGTTGCAGTTCGACGCCCGCACGCTCGATGTCACAGGCATCGAGACGCTCGCCCGCTGGCAACACCCCGTGCACGGGCTGCTGACGCCGGATCGCTTTCTCGATATCGCCGAGGATCTCGACGTCGTCTCGACGATCGACGCCCTGATCCTGGAGCGCGCGCTGGCAGACCGGCGTGCCTGGATCAAGGATGGGCTGTCGATCCCCAAAATATCGGTCAACGTCTCCGCCCGGCGGCTGACCGATCCCGACCTCGGCAAAAAGCTCCGCGCCCTGAAGATCGAACCCGGCGCCATCGCCTTCGAACTGCTGGAATCGATCTCGCTCAATGATTGCGACGAGGCGGTGGCCGCCAATTTGAAAAAGCTGCGCAAGCTCGGCATCGACATCCATATCGACGACTTCGGCACCGGCCACGCCTCGATCGTCAGCCTTCTGCGCCTGAGCCCGAACACGCTGAAGATTGATCGCGAGCTGATCCGCATGCTGCCGCACTCGGCCGAGCAGCGTAAGCTCGTCGGCGCGATCATCGATATCGGGCGCTCGCTCAATATACTCGTCATTGCCGAGGGCGTGGAGACGGCGGATCATGTCCGCATTCTGGAGCAACTCGGCTGCGACACGCTGCAGGGCTATGCGCTCGCCCGGCCGATGCCGGCCATGCAGATCCCCTCCTTCATTCGCGCTGGATGCTGGCGCCTCGGGCTGACCGCCGCGCGCGGCCTGCAGACGCATCTTCGCCGCGCGCTGCCAAGCAGAAGAGTCAAATAA
- the purC gene encoding phosphoribosylaminoimidazolesuccinocarboxamide synthase, whose translation MNRRRRIYEGKAKILYEGPEPGTLIQFFKDDATAFNKKKHEVIDGKGVLNNRISEYIFSHLNKIGIPTHFIRRLNMREQLIREVEMIPLEIVVRNVAAGSLAKRLGIEEGVVLPRSIIEFYYKSDALDDPMVSEEHITAFGWANPAELDDIMALAIRVNDFMTGLFLGVGIQLVDFKIECGRLFEGDLMRIILADEISPDSCRLWDIETREKMDKDRFRRDLGGLLEAYSEVARRLGIINENEPVRGTGPVLVK comes from the coding sequence ATGAACCGTCGCCGCCGTATCTACGAGGGCAAGGCAAAGATTCTGTATGAGGGTCCGGAGCCGGGCACTTTGATCCAGTTCTTCAAGGACGATGCCACCGCCTTCAACAAGAAGAAACACGAAGTCATCGACGGCAAGGGCGTCCTCAACAACCGCATTTCCGAATATATCTTCAGCCACCTGAACAAGATCGGCATCCCCACCCATTTCATCCGCCGGCTCAATATGCGCGAGCAGCTGATCAGGGAAGTGGAGATGATCCCGCTGGAGATCGTCGTGCGCAACGTCGCTGCCGGTTCTCTCGCCAAGCGCCTTGGTATCGAGGAAGGCGTCGTGCTGCCCCGCTCGATCATCGAGTTCTATTACAAGTCCGATGCGCTCGACGATCCGATGGTCTCCGAAGAGCACATCACCGCCTTCGGCTGGGCCAATCCGGCCGAGCTCGACGACATCATGGCACTCGCCATCCGCGTCAACGATTTCATGACCGGTCTCTTCCTCGGCGTCGGCATCCAGCTTGTCGATTTCAAGATCGAATGCGGCCGCCTCTTCGAAGGCGATCTGATGCGCATCATCCTCGCCGACGAGATCTCGCCGGACAGCTGCCGGCTCTGGGATATCGAAACCCGCGAGAAGATGGACAAGGACCGGTTCCGCCGCGACCTCGGTGGCTTGCTTGAAGCCTACTCCGAAGTCGCTCGCCGTCTCGGCATCATCAATGAAAACGAGCCTGTGCGCGGCACCGGCCCCGTTTTGGTTAAGTAA
- the purS gene encoding phosphoribosylformylglycinamidine synthase subunit PurS gives MIKARVTVTLKNGVLDPQGKAIEGALSALGFSGVGHVRQGKVFDLELEGADKASAEADLKAMCEKLLANTVIENYAIAID, from the coding sequence GTGATCAAGGCTCGTGTCACCGTCACGCTGAAAAACGGCGTTCTCGATCCGCAGGGCAAGGCCATCGAAGGGGCGCTCAGCGCCCTCGGCTTTTCGGGCGTCGGCCATGTAAGGCAGGGCAAGGTCTTCGACCTCGAGCTCGAAGGCGCCGACAAGGCCAGCGCCGAGGCAGACCTCAAGGCGATGTGCGAAAAACTGCTCGCCAACACGGTCATCGAGAATTACGCGATCGCGATCGACTGA
- a CDS encoding RNA 2'-phosphotransferase, which translates to MLKAKLETEVSKFMSYVLRHAPDAAGLTLDAEGWASFDDLEKVLTSKYGVSRADIVEIIDNSPKKRFTLVDNRIRANQGHSVAVDLALAPVEPPAVLFHGTSLTNWPSIEREGLKKMERHHVHLSADIDTAKIVAVRRKGDYIILRVDAAAMFSEGHSFFVADNGVWLAESVPVQYLSRNAGTL; encoded by the coding sequence ATGCTGAAGGCAAAGCTGGAGACGGAAGTCTCGAAATTCATGAGCTATGTTTTGCGCCATGCGCCGGATGCCGCAGGCTTGACGCTTGATGCCGAGGGTTGGGCGTCGTTCGATGATCTCGAAAAGGTGCTGACGTCGAAATACGGCGTCTCCCGCGCCGATATCGTCGAGATCATCGACAACAGTCCGAAGAAACGCTTCACGCTTGTCGATAACAGGATCCGCGCCAATCAAGGTCACAGTGTCGCGGTCGATCTGGCGTTAGCCCCGGTTGAACCGCCGGCAGTTCTCTTTCACGGCACGTCACTCACGAACTGGCCGTCGATCGAGCGCGAAGGCCTGAAGAAGATGGAGCGGCACCACGTCCATCTGTCGGCCGACATCGATACGGCGAAAATTGTCGCCGTGCGCCGCAAGGGCGACTATATCATTCTGCGTGTCGACGCAGCCGCCATGTTTTCAGAAGGCCATTCTTTCTTTGTCGCGGACAATGGAGTATGGCTCGCCGAGAGCGTTCCAGTCCAATATCTTTCGCGAAATGCGGGGACTCTATGA
- the purQ gene encoding phosphoribosylformylglycinamidine synthase subunit PurQ, whose protein sequence is MKSAVVQLPGLNRDRDMIAALTKISGHQPVTIWQTETEIPDVDLIVIPGGFSYGDYLRCGAIAARMPVMQAIIDKAAKGVKVLGVCNGFQILVEAGLLPGALMRNASLKFVCREIKLEVVNAETDFTRAYAQGQVIRCPVAHHDGNYFADEATLAKIEGNGQVLFRYAEGTNPNGSINDIAGVMNEKGNVLGMMPHPENLIEAAHGGSDGRALFASALDVVAA, encoded by the coding sequence ATGAAATCAGCCGTCGTTCAACTTCCGGGCCTCAACCGCGATCGCGACATGATCGCCGCTCTCACCAAGATCTCGGGTCACCAGCCGGTGACGATCTGGCAAACGGAGACGGAAATCCCCGACGTTGACCTGATCGTCATCCCCGGCGGCTTCTCCTATGGCGATTATCTGCGCTGCGGCGCGATCGCCGCCCGCATGCCGGTCATGCAGGCGATCATCGACAAGGCTGCAAAGGGCGTGAAGGTGCTCGGCGTCTGCAACGGCTTCCAGATCCTCGTCGAAGCGGGCCTGCTGCCGGGCGCGCTGATGCGCAACGCCTCGCTGAAATTCGTCTGCCGCGAGATCAAGCTCGAAGTCGTCAATGCCGAGACGGATTTCACCCGCGCCTACGCGCAAGGACAGGTCATCCGTTGCCCGGTCGCCCATCACGACGGCAATTATTTTGCCGACGAAGCGACGTTGGCGAAGATCGAGGGCAATGGTCAGGTTCTGTTCCGTTATGCCGAGGGCACCAATCCGAACGGCTCGATCAACGACATTGCCGGCGTGATGAACGAAAAGGGCAATGTGCTCGGCATGATGCCGCATCCGGAAAACCTGATCGAGGCCGCCCATGGCGGTTCGGATGGCCGGGCCCTCTTCGCCTCGGCGCTCGACGTCGTCGCCGCCTGA
- a CDS encoding DUF1127 domain-containing protein, whose protein sequence is MSALPDINTPIVPIVSYEDRRVILPSPPVEATTHLGRIWAAIRLWHQKREGRRALRELTAAGLKDIGVSQSEAAREISKSFFWD, encoded by the coding sequence ATGTCTGCATTGCCCGACATCAATACGCCAATTGTACCTATTGTCTCTTATGAGGACAGGCGCGTCATCCTTCCCAGCCCGCCTGTCGAAGCGACGACGCATCTGGGACGGATCTGGGCCGCCATTCGTCTTTGGCATCAGAAGCGGGAGGGCCGGCGCGCGCTCAGGGAGCTTACTGCGGCAGGACTCAAGGATATCGGGGTTTCGCAGTCCGAAGCCGCACGCGAAATCAGCAAGTCATTTTTCTGGGACTGA
- a CDS encoding PLP-dependent aminotransferase family protein, with protein sequence MTNWLPDLSRGSGPVYLRLADSIESAIASGALPAGSKLPPQRNLAYDIGVTIGTIGRAYALVHERGLVAGEVGRGTYVLNRAETPPGEQTDALAVSLGGTRFQDAPADKIRFDTTAAPDLGQGKIISAILAEIGEQHLTEISSYSRSFPRNWFDAGRRWLARSGWTPEVENIVPTLGAHAAAVAVIAAVSAPGDKIVFENLTYTQVSRSARLLGRRTVTVDSDEFGFIPDDFERLCQQQHPKIAFLMPTVHNPTVTIMPYERRAAIAAIARKHSVWLIEDDLYGGMADDETPLIAALAPDRTFLVNGLSKSVAAGVRGGWVACPPHFAQRIKVTHRMVTGGLPFILAETCARLVESGRAHEIRKEVIRELSRRAHLAREHLRGFDFASHPHAPFLWLKLPEPWMSGTFKNAAFRDGVLVDDEDEFKAARSEKTYYRIRIGFSSPKTGQELTAGLMILRRLLENGGSAYDGEI encoded by the coding sequence ATGACAAATTGGCTTCCTGATCTTTCCCGCGGCTCCGGGCCGGTCTATCTCCGACTTGCCGACAGCATCGAATCCGCCATTGCGAGCGGCGCCCTGCCCGCCGGCAGCAAATTGCCGCCGCAGCGCAATCTTGCCTATGATATCGGCGTGACGATCGGCACGATCGGCCGCGCCTATGCGCTGGTGCACGAGCGCGGCCTGGTTGCCGGCGAGGTGGGCCGCGGCACCTATGTGCTGAACCGCGCCGAAACGCCGCCCGGCGAACAAACCGATGCACTGGCCGTCTCGCTCGGCGGCACTCGCTTTCAGGACGCGCCCGCTGACAAGATCCGTTTCGATACGACAGCCGCCCCAGACCTCGGCCAAGGCAAGATCATCTCAGCCATCCTCGCCGAGATCGGCGAACAGCATCTCACCGAGATTTCCTCCTATTCCCGTAGTTTTCCGCGCAACTGGTTCGACGCCGGCCGCCGCTGGCTTGCCCGCAGCGGCTGGACACCGGAGGTCGAAAACATCGTGCCGACGCTCGGCGCCCATGCCGCGGCGGTCGCCGTTATTGCCGCTGTCTCGGCGCCGGGCGACAAGATCGTCTTCGAAAATCTGACCTATACCCAGGTCAGCCGCAGCGCCCGCCTTCTCGGCCGCCGCACGGTGACGGTCGATTCGGACGAATTCGGCTTCATTCCTGACGATTTCGAACGGCTCTGCCAGCAGCAGCATCCGAAGATCGCCTTCCTGATGCCGACCGTGCATAATCCGACAGTGACGATCATGCCCTACGAGCGGCGCGCAGCGATTGCTGCAATTGCCAGAAAGCACAGCGTCTGGCTAATCGAGGACGACCTCTACGGCGGCATGGCCGACGATGAGACGCCACTCATCGCCGCGCTTGCGCCCGACCGCACCTTCCTGGTCAACGGCCTGTCGAAATCGGTCGCCGCCGGTGTGCGCGGCGGCTGGGTCGCCTGCCCGCCACATTTTGCCCAGCGCATCAAGGTGACGCACAGGATGGTCACGGGCGGCCTGCCTTTCATCCTGGCGGAGACCTGTGCCCGCTTGGTCGAAAGCGGCCGGGCGCACGAAATCCGCAAGGAAGTTATCCGAGAACTCTCCCGGCGCGCCCACCTCGCCCGCGAGCATCTGCGGGGTTTCGACTTCGCGTCGCACCCACATGCGCCCTTCCTCTGGCTGAAACTGCCGGAGCCCTGGATGTCCGGCACCTTTAAGAATGCAGCCTTTCGCGACGGCGTGCTGGTCGATGACGAAGACGAATTCAAGGCGGCTCGCAGCGAGAAAACCTACTACCGCATTCGCATCGGCTTCTCCTCACCCAAAACGGGCCAGGAATTGACCGCAGGCCTGATGATCCTGCGCCGGCTGCTGGAAAATGGCGGATCCGCCTATGACGGCGAAATATGA
- a CDS encoding acyloxyacyl hydrolase, which yields MRVEFGKMALRFLGLASVAAVAVTSMASSVNAGEQIFDELRFGASASVQSGRAGEDGVFPEITALFDPFGYEQAVGWQQQLLHPRVHLGTSIGTSGEATQFFTGFTWTVDLNEKLFAEAGFGGVIHTGELDDNDDGPELGCRVLFHEYVGAGYRLTRNWNVMAQIAHSSHADLCDGPNDGMTRAGIQIGYKF from the coding sequence ATGAGGGTCGAGTTCGGAAAGATGGCGTTACGCTTCTTGGGGCTGGCATCCGTGGCGGCCGTAGCCGTCACCTCGATGGCGAGTTCGGTCAATGCCGGCGAGCAGATATTCGATGAATTGCGTTTCGGGGCCTCCGCCTCGGTGCAATCGGGTCGTGCCGGGGAAGATGGCGTCTTTCCGGAGATTACCGCTCTCTTCGATCCTTTCGGATATGAGCAGGCTGTCGGCTGGCAGCAACAGCTGTTGCATCCTCGTGTCCATCTCGGCACGTCGATCGGCACTTCGGGTGAAGCAACCCAATTCTTCACGGGCTTCACCTGGACAGTCGATCTCAATGAAAAACTCTTTGCCGAAGCCGGATTCGGCGGCGTCATCCATACCGGCGAGCTGGACGACAATGATGACGGCCCGGAACTCGGCTGCCGCGTCCTGTTCCACGAATATGTCGGCGCCGGTTACCGTTTAACCCGCAATTGGAACGTGATGGCCCAGATCGCCCACTCCTCTCATGCCGATCTCTGCGACGGCCCGAATGACGGAATGACGCGCGCCGGCATCCAGATCGGCTACAAGTTCTGA